The segment GTTACACCGAATTTCGAGATCATCAGGGAATTCAAAGTGGTCGAATGCTGTATGACCATGGGGCAGATCCGGGTGAAAACGTCAATGTCGCGAAAGAGTCTCCCGAAGCAGTGTCCGAGTTGGCTGCAGAACTGAACAAGCGAAAAGGACAGGATGATGGCCATTAAATCTTGTTCAGGAAAATGATGACAACCTTGGGACGCACCGAGGGCTTATAAAACGAGAATTGCTCCGTCTGAATTCGCCAGAATTAAGTAAGAGGCGATCAGGAACAGGAGTACGAACCGCGCACAAAAAAACCACACGTGAAAGTTACGTGTGGTTTTAATGGTTGATTGATACTGCTGAGACTTGGTTGTGGACGTCAATTCGACGCCTCAGAGCCTTTAGCAAGATATCGAGTGGAGGATACCGGAACAGAACATTTTTCAGGAAACTCTATTCTTATAGGATCAAAGCGATATACGAAAAATAAAATCGGGGTTGAGGCATCGGAAATCGGGGGCAAAATCGGGATCAAATCTGGGTCCTAGGGATTGGAGACGTAGTTTCAGAGGGGGGACGTGCATGCTTGGAATGGGCGTTATTTCCACTACACCCGCATCTCTATTATTATTTCCTTTTTACTTGTAGACATCACGAACTCATCATGTAGGCAAGCTCTGGCGTTGTCACTGTTCACCGTCGGGTATAGCGTGCTAGAGGGTGCTGTTTCTAGCATTGCTGCATCGTTCGTAAGGAGCTCTGCCCTAATCACCGCCTCTTCTGAAACCACGAGAGATTCATCCCAATTAACTGAATCAAATCCATTGAGCAGATTTAACCGCCTTGATGCATTTCTTGTGCACAGAGAAATTTTCCCTCTTTGGCGTAATTTCGAAGCTCACGTGGTGACCCGTCCCAAGATGTGAGACGGCATGGAATAACGACCCACAAAAAACTGATCGTAGTCGTTTTGATGTCATTTACCTGTGCCTGCCTAATCGATTTTAGTTCGAATTATTCAATTTATAAAACCCACCAGCAATGATGGGATGAGAGTATGACTCAATCTATATTCATTGCAATGATAGTCATAATGAGTGGGACGAAGGCGATTCCCGTCCCACCAATAAGGCCCATCACGAAGGCGTCTTCTTCCATTGGACCGCCCGATGTCATTACCTGTGCAATAACGAAACCTATAATGAAGCACCCGATAGTAAACAGCCATCCCCACTTTTTGAGTGATTTCCATTGAGTTTCGTCATCGGGAATGCCTATAGCCTCCCGAAAATCATAGATTGCTTCCCGAATTTGCTCTGTATTATGAAATACATGTAAATCCGGTATACCATCACCACTTATGTCGTGCGATGTGGCGAAATCGATGCCGGAGTGAGAGTATTGATCTTCTGCTTCCAAATCAGATTCGTCGAACAGTACGCAACCACAAGAAGGGCAAGAAATAGCTCTAAAGGACACTAAATGGTCGCAATCAGGGCAGGGACATAGATTCGGATTGTTTAGGTTAACCAGCAGATTCTTTTCATTCAGCGATTGACCGTTCCCGGAATTCGATTCGAGAGAAGGCGGCTTTATCGAAAGACCCTTCACTTTTTCTGGGGGGTACCATTTCCCGTTTTCTCCCTTGCGAATCAGCGTATCGCTGTCGATCCCCCCTTCATCAGCCAACCGACTTAGGTCACCAACGGACATAGGCCCGTAAACATGATGATTGATTTTTACGTACCACGAAGACATAACTGTTCTCGCCACCTAAATATTTTTCGACATCTCACTAAGTTTATATCATACTTTACCATTTCAGAATCGCAGTGACACCATAGTTCGGTAGCAGATGATTTATTTTTTAACGTTCGTTGCAAAAGTATTGATAGCCGGAGCCTCGTGGCCGACTCGAAAGAAAACTAAGAATGTGTCTTGTTGCCCGTGGACCTCTAGGCAGAGATATGGTGGGCAGATTCCGGTGCTTATTTGGTGATCGCTGCTTTAATCTTTCGAGAAGAATGGGAGGTGTTCGAGGAAAGCCGGGACGAATAAGCCGCTGGTGGTCGTTCGACTACAGTCCGGCAGGAGATTAACGCCGTC is part of the Polystyrenella longa genome and harbors:
- a CDS encoding GYF domain-containing protein — encoded protein: MSSWYVKINHHVYGPMSVGDLSRLADEGGIDSDTLIRKGENGKWYPPEKVKGLSIKPPSLESNSGNGQSLNEKNLLVNLNNPNLCPCPDCDHLVSFRAISCPSCGCVLFDESDLEAEDQYSHSGIDFATSHDISGDGIPDLHVFHNTEQIREAIYDFREAIGIPDDETQWKSLKKWGWLFTIGCFIIGFVIAQVMTSGGPMEEDAFVMGLIGGTGIAFVPLIMTIIAMNID